In Ruania zhangjianzhongii, the following proteins share a genomic window:
- a CDS encoding TIGR03089 family protein, whose protein sequence is MTMNRSPVLGLLDSWSGGQGAPALTWYGPAGERVELSERVLANWVTKAVNLLTDEADVAPGSTVGLDLPMHWRTLVWALAAWGCGATVVPSEEGASPAGVDVLVTADEAAAAPVVIAIALPALARQVDQLPAGAVDGAAELMAQPDVLISPPDWDPGALALGATRHAGLAEDLGVEVPSRERVLVPASGLDQGLRTCLAIWSTGGSVVLVGDPDADLDRIGEQEGALPLPG, encoded by the coding sequence ATGACGATGAACCGCTCCCCCGTGCTCGGACTGCTGGACTCCTGGTCAGGTGGCCAGGGAGCACCTGCGCTGACCTGGTATGGCCCGGCCGGTGAACGGGTGGAGCTCTCCGAACGGGTGCTGGCCAACTGGGTGACCAAGGCGGTCAACCTGCTCACCGATGAGGCCGACGTCGCTCCCGGCAGCACGGTCGGGCTGGACCTGCCGATGCACTGGCGCACCCTGGTGTGGGCCCTGGCTGCCTGGGGCTGCGGAGCCACGGTGGTGCCCTCGGAGGAGGGCGCCTCCCCTGCTGGGGTGGACGTGCTGGTCACCGCCGACGAGGCTGCCGCGGCACCGGTGGTGATCGCGATCGCCCTCCCGGCACTGGCCCGGCAGGTGGACCAGCTCCCGGCGGGAGCGGTCGACGGGGCCGCCGAGCTGATGGCCCAGCCGGATGTGCTGATCAGCCCGCCGGACTGGGATCCTGGCGCCCTCGCACTGGGTGCGACCCGGCACGCGGGGCTCGCCGAGGACCTCGGCGTCGAGGTGCCGAGCCGGGAACGGGTCCTGGTACCCGCCAGCGGGCTGGACCAGGGTCTGCGCACCTGTCTGGCGATCTGGTCGACGGGCGGCTCGGTGGTCCTCGTCGGCGATCCGGATGCCGACCTGGACCGGATCGGCGAGCAGGAAGGTGCCCTCCCGCTGCCCGGATGA
- a CDS encoding WhiB family transcriptional regulator yields MPLAEVFDDDGALSWQERALCAQTDPEAFFPEKGGSTREAKKVCISCEVRAECLEYALAHDERFGIWGGLSERERRKLKRRAM; encoded by the coding sequence CTGCCGTTGGCGGAGGTGTTCGACGACGACGGTGCGCTGTCCTGGCAGGAGCGTGCGCTGTGCGCGCAGACCGATCCGGAGGCGTTCTTCCCGGAGAAGGGTGGCTCTACCCGCGAGGCGAAGAAGGTGTGCATCTCCTGCGAGGTCCGGGCGGAGTGCCTGGAGTACGCACTGGCTCACGACGAACGGTTCGGCATCTGGGGTGGCCTGTCCGAGCGGGAGCGGCGCAAGCTCAAGCGCCGTGCCATGTGA
- a CDS encoding glycosyltransferase, with the protein MTTRETYLRAMVVGSLDSPYLAQTLAALATQTHRPDEIVLATVDRNHEPSTETWDRLLADACLDPDRVRHVPAAGAPTFGAAVRRALRTIDDGAASSGAGGTDRSWLWLLHDDSAPEPRALEHLLTAVDVSNSIAVAGTKQVEWEDPDRLISVGARATRWGRRFTGIEDGEIDQGQHDGTDDVLAVGTAGMLIDLRLWRQLGGPDPVLGPFEDGRDLSQRARLAGHRVVVVPRAVVRHARAGYRGWREEPDTPSDTRRSFRARREAVLHLRLASARALAVPLLAVLAVLAGPARALWRVSANELGLAVAEVIAPLVVLSHPRAIARARRRARRTRRLPQRRLRSLQAPWSEVARLRRDRRMQAAAARRAARTPSELEIAERAAVARRRRITLAAVCLVAVALSLVTVAPTAFSGALTGGALLPSDDTFAELWRAATSSWIASGDGYAGPPDPFLLVLTGISGLTGGPLGVPVQLTVAILLVLAIPLAALTAWFAAGAVTRSVLLRAWAALAWALGPTLLIGLGAGRLGGVVAHIVLPLAVLAVVRSLGLDRRDVFVSGMVGAQRMPQRTSSCAGKSAREAKRARLAALARVARPGSDQPDKNAAEPESAESTRDEADAAAAAPADRTDAGGTAPEPASEETDGTPADEATDDEHAGEATDGEHAGEATDGEHAGEATDGEHAGEATDGEHAGEATDDEAPTQATDRPTPRATSSGLDWTGVSPIPSNTGTPYESAADEQPRAAVVSRVSRAGSLGAAAAAGLALTVVVSGAPVLLGAGLLATVVLALALGRRRNLPVGRGRLVLVLLPAVVALVPLLLHAAGTENGWRVLFADPGAPVPSDPGPAWLAMLGWPQQPLDLAILPAGIAGWVPLAGTAVILLGAVAALFRGGGRARGVRIGWLVALAGLATALVSTRVAVGIGRGSDGLDQVVHGWAGPGTSLVLAGLLIAMLGAADGLRGTLSDANFGWRQVTAAVSTVVVLLTLTASAVGFTAQVLADRSGTSESELMLIGSRGISPVPALGLELQSSEQQSRVLMVTATSAGVDAQLWRDNGPQLTETAATVQVQRWAERTTGTTDPADASLTELVAALVSGTAEDAAGALAEHAIAVVIVPPEETTVTGPAAVDTSGRSAIIAELDAVPGLERVTENSAGVIWRLSLGEGSSDSAIARLQLRDGDGTLIQNVPATDAHLGGPITAEGSDRTVTLADRADPAWRAWLGGTPLRAGEDPWRQTFLVPDGATGDLVLHHRPLWFGPWRVVAVVVGVLTVLLALPTRRRRGETG; encoded by the coding sequence ATGACCACCCGTGAGACCTACCTGCGCGCGATGGTGGTCGGTTCGCTCGACTCGCCCTACCTCGCGCAGACGCTGGCGGCTCTCGCCACCCAGACCCATCGGCCGGACGAGATCGTCCTGGCCACCGTCGACCGGAACCACGAGCCGAGCACCGAGACCTGGGACCGGCTCCTGGCGGACGCCTGCCTGGACCCTGACCGGGTCCGGCACGTCCCGGCGGCCGGAGCTCCCACCTTCGGCGCAGCGGTGCGGCGCGCCTTGCGTACGATCGACGACGGCGCAGCCTCCTCGGGTGCAGGCGGCACCGACCGGAGCTGGTTGTGGTTGCTGCACGACGACTCCGCACCCGAGCCGAGAGCGCTGGAGCACCTGCTCACCGCCGTCGACGTGAGCAACTCGATCGCCGTGGCCGGTACCAAGCAGGTGGAGTGGGAGGACCCCGACCGGCTGATCTCGGTCGGCGCCCGCGCTACCCGCTGGGGGCGCCGGTTCACCGGTATCGAGGACGGCGAGATCGATCAGGGTCAGCACGACGGCACCGATGACGTGCTCGCCGTGGGCACCGCGGGGATGCTCATCGACCTGAGGCTGTGGCGTCAGCTCGGCGGCCCCGATCCCGTGCTCGGCCCGTTCGAGGACGGCCGCGACCTCAGCCAGCGGGCCCGACTGGCCGGGCACCGGGTGGTGGTGGTGCCGCGCGCCGTGGTCCGGCACGCCCGGGCGGGCTACCGCGGGTGGCGCGAGGAACCGGACACGCCCTCGGACACGCGCCGTTCGTTCCGGGCCCGCCGGGAGGCGGTGCTGCACCTGCGGCTGGCCTCCGCCCGGGCCCTGGCGGTGCCGCTACTGGCCGTGCTCGCGGTTCTGGCCGGGCCCGCCCGCGCGCTGTGGCGGGTGAGCGCCAACGAGCTCGGGCTCGCCGTGGCCGAGGTGATCGCACCGCTGGTGGTGCTCAGCCACCCGCGCGCGATCGCTCGCGCCCGCCGCCGAGCACGGCGTACTCGCCGGCTACCCCAGCGGCGGCTCCGGTCACTGCAGGCGCCCTGGAGCGAAGTGGCGCGCCTGCGCCGGGACCGGCGAATGCAGGCGGCAGCCGCACGGCGCGCGGCACGCACCCCGAGCGAGCTGGAGATCGCCGAACGGGCCGCCGTGGCCCGCCGACGCCGGATCACGCTGGCCGCCGTCTGCCTGGTCGCGGTCGCACTCAGCCTGGTCACCGTGGCGCCGACGGCGTTCTCCGGGGCCCTCACCGGTGGCGCCCTGCTGCCGAGCGACGACACGTTCGCCGAGCTGTGGCGCGCGGCCACCTCCTCCTGGATCGCCTCCGGAGACGGGTACGCCGGGCCGCCGGACCCGTTCCTGCTGGTGCTGACCGGCATCTCCGGGCTCACCGGGGGGCCGCTCGGCGTCCCCGTCCAGCTCACCGTGGCGATCCTGCTGGTGCTGGCGATACCACTGGCCGCGTTGACCGCCTGGTTTGCCGCCGGGGCCGTCACCCGCTCGGTGCTGCTGCGGGCGTGGGCGGCGCTGGCCTGGGCGCTCGGCCCTACGCTGCTGATCGGTCTCGGTGCCGGACGCCTCGGTGGTGTGGTGGCCCACATCGTCCTTCCCCTCGCGGTGCTCGCCGTGGTGCGCAGCCTCGGCCTGGACCGCCGGGACGTGTTCGTCTCCGGTATGGTCGGGGCCCAGCGGATGCCACAGCGCACCTCCTCATGCGCCGGGAAGTCCGCCCGGGAGGCGAAACGCGCGCGGCTCGCTGCGCTCGCCCGGGTGGCCCGGCCCGGCTCGGACCAACCGGACAAGAACGCTGCGGAGCCGGAGAGCGCCGAGTCCACGCGGGACGAGGCGGACGCTGCTGCGGCGGCACCGGCCGACCGGACGGATGCTGGGGGTACGGCACCTGAGCCGGCCAGCGAGGAGACGGACGGCACTCCCGCAGACGAGGCGACCGACGACGAGCACGCCGGTGAGGCGACCGACGGCGAGCACGCCGGTGAGGCGACCGACGGCGAGCACGCCGGTGAGGCGACTGACGGCGAGCACGCCGGTGAGGCGACTGACGGCGAGCACGCCGGTGAGGCGACCGACGACGAGGCGCCGACCCAGGCGACCGACCGGCCCACACCCCGAGCCACGTCGTCGGGCCTGGACTGGACCGGTGTGAGCCCGATCCCGTCGAACACCGGCACCCCCTACGAATCCGCCGCCGACGAGCAGCCCCGTGCCGCGGTCGTCTCCCGGGTCTCCCGCGCGGGCTCCCTCGGCGCTGCCGCCGCGGCTGGCCTGGCGCTGACCGTGGTGGTGAGCGGGGCCCCGGTGCTGCTCGGCGCCGGCCTCCTGGCCACCGTGGTGCTGGCTCTCGCGCTCGGCCGGCGGCGGAACCTGCCGGTAGGACGCGGCCGCCTGGTCCTGGTGCTGCTGCCCGCCGTGGTCGCGCTCGTTCCGCTCCTCCTGCATGCCGCCGGCACCGAGAACGGCTGGCGAGTGCTGTTCGCGGACCCGGGTGCTCCGGTGCCCAGTGATCCCGGGCCCGCCTGGTTGGCGATGCTCGGCTGGCCGCAGCAGCCGCTGGACCTGGCGATCCTGCCCGCCGGTATCGCCGGCTGGGTGCCGCTGGCCGGCACCGCCGTGATCCTCCTCGGCGCCGTCGCCGCCCTCTTCCGTGGCGGTGGGCGAGCCCGCGGCGTGCGGATCGGGTGGTTGGTGGCACTCGCCGGCCTGGCCACGGCGCTGGTGAGCACCCGGGTCGCCGTCGGTATCGGCCGCGGCAGCGACGGCCTCGACCAGGTGGTGCACGGCTGGGCCGGACCGGGTACCTCGCTGGTGCTCGCCGGGCTGCTGATCGCCATGCTCGGTGCCGCCGACGGGCTGCGCGGGACGCTCAGCGACGCGAACTTCGGCTGGCGGCAGGTGACTGCTGCCGTGTCCACCGTGGTGGTGCTGCTCACCCTGACTGCCAGCGCTGTGGGCTTCACCGCCCAGGTGCTGGCCGATCGTTCCGGGACCAGCGAGAGCGAGCTGATGCTGATCGGCTCCCGAGGCATCAGCCCGGTGCCCGCGCTGGGCCTGGAGCTGCAGAGCTCGGAGCAGCAGTCCCGGGTGCTGATGGTCACCGCGACCTCCGCCGGGGTGGACGCCCAGCTCTGGCGCGATAACGGTCCCCAGCTCACCGAGACCGCCGCCACGGTGCAGGTGCAGCGCTGGGCAGAGCGCACCACCGGCACCACTGACCCGGCCGATGCCAGCCTCACCGAGCTGGTGGCCGCCCTGGTCAGCGGAACCGCCGAGGACGCTGCCGGCGCCCTCGCCGAGCACGCGATCGCCGTCGTGATCGTTCCTCCTGAGGAGACTACGGTGACCGGGCCCGCCGCGGTGGATACCTCCGGCCGCTCCGCGATCATCGCCGAGCTGGACGCGGTGCCCGGGCTGGAGCGGGTGACCGAGAACAGCGCCGGGGTGATCTGGCGGCTGAGTCTGGGCGAGGGCAGCTCCGACTCCGCGATCGCACGGCTGCAGCTCCGGGACGGCGACGGCACCCTGATCCAGAACGTTCCGGCCACCGATGCGCACCTGGGCGGACCGATCACCGCCGAGGGTAGCGATCGCACCGTGACGCTGGCCGACCGGGCCGATCCGGCCTGGCGCGCCTGGCTCGGTGGCACACCGCTGCGCGCCGGTGAGGACCCCTGGCGCCAGACCTTCCTGGTACCCGATGGGGCCACCGGCGATCTCGTGCTGCACCATCGCCCGCTCTGGTTCGGACCGTGGCGGGTGGTGGCCGTGGTGGTCGGTGTGCTCACCGTGCTACTGGCGTTGCCGACCAGGCGGCGCCGAGGGGAGACTGGCTGA
- a CDS encoding glycosyltransferase family 2 protein yields MPRVSVVMPVHNAAETVAASIRSVQAQSHPDWELLVTDDGSSDDSWQILTELARLDSRIRPEQSTEQLGAARARNAAIERATGEYVAFLDADDLWLADKLTRQLDFAAEHKAPVTFTAYYKIAADFDGDARDFSPNGRVVPARDELTYSALLQQNYIGCLTGMYQVSALGKRFMPDLRKRQDYGLWLSLLRDGTVARGLDEPLALYREQRAGSLSGSSRLSLAKYNWQLYRKVEKLSLLRSVWALGQATVRSTLKRRI; encoded by the coding sequence ATGCCGCGGGTGTCCGTGGTGATGCCGGTGCACAACGCCGCCGAGACCGTGGCGGCCTCGATCCGATCGGTGCAGGCACAGTCGCACCCCGACTGGGAGCTGCTGGTCACCGATGACGGCTCGAGCGACGACTCCTGGCAGATCCTGACCGAGCTGGCCCGGCTGGACTCGCGGATCCGCCCGGAGCAGAGCACCGAGCAGCTCGGCGCCGCACGGGCACGCAACGCCGCTATCGAGCGGGCCACCGGGGAGTACGTGGCGTTCCTGGATGCCGACGACCTGTGGCTAGCGGACAAGCTCACCCGCCAGCTCGACTTCGCCGCCGAGCACAAGGCGCCGGTGACCTTCACCGCGTACTACAAGATCGCCGCAGATTTCGACGGCGACGCTCGCGACTTCTCGCCGAACGGTCGGGTGGTGCCCGCCCGGGACGAGCTGACCTATTCCGCGCTGCTGCAGCAGAACTACATCGGCTGCCTGACCGGGATGTACCAGGTGAGCGCGCTGGGCAAGCGATTCATGCCGGACCTGCGCAAGCGCCAGGACTACGGGCTGTGGCTGTCCCTGCTCCGGGACGGCACCGTCGCCCGCGGGCTGGACGAGCCGCTGGCGCTGTACCGGGAGCAGCGGGCCGGTTCATTGTCCGGGTCCAGCCGGCTGTCGTTGGCGAAGTACAACTGGCAGCTGTATCGGAAGGTGGAAAAGCTCTCCCTGCTCCGGTCCGTGTGGGCGCTCGGTCAGGCCACGGTGCGTTCCACCCTCAAGCGCCGGATCTGA
- a CDS encoding DUF5719 family protein has translation MAGGRLRTTLRVLGAAVTGAGVVALAAAGVAGGMIAEAPGSEPVPAPAVDVGAASLSLVCPPAPVVPTGDGGDIDYDEEFGTGGAEAQVLSQLMVLGRDGPAETASAGEVGAGDPEEISASGNLRLFESTDGVPVALQAAPSADTTALATGAALARSDSGDLRGLTAGTCSQPAPSTWLVGGQTEAGASARLTLANPGQTPVNVTARMWGATGALEEPVTVTIPANDVRQVLLESVSMEPRLAVHLSVDGGAVAASIQDTVLNGLVAAGTATVTPTVAPAEEVQIGPVPIYNNGGGSLRLVNPGDEVATVSLDVLGADGSTGLPGAQDLQIDPHTVTDVALDGIDPGYVSIAVHSDQPVTGSVLLSRTGEPGEQDPDQPVIDRAWVPATPPAEHGLLPLLGLGSLVDNATVAVANPSEAEVQASVRPIGADGEAGEATEVSVPAGATVTVGDDDELQLGEASAVEITGGPVLASLALSGDAGDGSLVGVLPLTADADRDQSVSVRLGRY, from the coding sequence ATGGCTGGTGGACGGCTGCGCACCACTCTGCGGGTGCTCGGCGCTGCAGTGACCGGTGCCGGCGTGGTGGCTCTGGCCGCAGCCGGAGTGGCCGGTGGCATGATCGCCGAGGCACCCGGCTCGGAGCCGGTCCCCGCACCGGCGGTGGACGTCGGCGCCGCCTCCCTGTCCCTGGTCTGCCCGCCGGCCCCGGTGGTACCCACCGGCGACGGCGGAGACATCGACTACGACGAGGAGTTCGGCACCGGGGGAGCGGAGGCCCAGGTACTCAGCCAGCTGATGGTGCTCGGCCGGGACGGGCCGGCAGAGACCGCCTCCGCCGGCGAGGTGGGTGCCGGTGACCCGGAGGAGATCTCCGCGTCCGGCAACCTGCGCCTGTTCGAGAGCACCGACGGGGTACCGGTCGCGTTGCAGGCGGCACCCTCGGCGGACACCACGGCGCTCGCGACCGGCGCCGCGCTGGCCCGTAGCGACTCCGGCGACCTGCGCGGCCTGACGGCCGGTACGTGCAGCCAGCCCGCGCCGTCGACCTGGCTGGTAGGTGGGCAGACCGAGGCCGGTGCCAGCGCCAGGCTCACCCTGGCGAACCCGGGTCAGACTCCGGTGAACGTCACCGCGCGGATGTGGGGCGCCACTGGTGCCCTGGAGGAGCCGGTGACGGTGACCATCCCGGCGAACGATGTGCGCCAGGTGCTGCTCGAGTCGGTCTCGATGGAACCACGGCTGGCTGTGCACCTGAGTGTGGACGGCGGCGCTGTGGCGGCCAGCATCCAGGACACCGTGCTGAACGGTCTGGTAGCGGCCGGGACGGCCACTGTCACCCCCACGGTGGCGCCCGCCGAGGAGGTGCAGATCGGGCCGGTGCCGATCTACAACAACGGTGGTGGCTCGCTGCGGCTGGTGAACCCGGGCGACGAGGTGGCCACCGTGTCCCTGGATGTGCTCGGCGCCGACGGAAGCACCGGGCTGCCCGGAGCACAGGACCTGCAGATCGACCCGCACACGGTGACCGACGTGGCGCTGGACGGGATCGATCCCGGCTACGTGAGCATCGCCGTGCACTCCGATCAACCGGTGACCGGGTCGGTGCTGCTCTCCCGCACCGGGGAGCCGGGTGAGCAGGACCCGGACCAGCCGGTGATCGACCGGGCCTGGGTGCCGGCCACCCCGCCGGCCGAGCACGGTCTGCTGCCGCTGCTGGGGCTCGGTTCGCTGGTGGACAACGCCACCGTCGCCGTGGCCAACCCGAGCGAGGCCGAGGTGCAGGCTAGCGTGCGCCCGATCGGTGCCGACGGTGAGGCCGGCGAGGCGACCGAGGTGAGCGTCCCCGCTGGTGCCACCGTGACCGTGGGCGACGACGATGAGCTGCAGCTGGGCGAGGCCAGCGCAGTGGAGATCACCGGCGGGCCGGTGCTGGCGAGCCTGGCCTTGTCTGGTGACG
- the manA gene encoding mannose-6-phosphate isomerase, class I, protein MLTLVPRPQHYSWGSPEVIPHFLGETATGVPVAEAWYGAHPSAPSMTDGGTDLRTHLAEAPQQRLGADVVARFGPQLPYLLKLIAPMQPLSLQVHPNLAQAREGFAREEAGATPRERRSYHDANHKPELVYALTTFEAVCGFRAPRRAAELLADLSAPLARDLLVRLRAEPSAIGVHAAFGRLLQIGTAEQVQEVVRQCAARLAAGTSPSQRADAIVTRLAQIHPGDPGAVAALLLNPVTLQPGEVMFVPAGCVHAYLSGFGVEVMANSDNVLRAGLTGKHVDIPELLAAVDSVAAPPIRIAPELLTEATGVFYAPVDDFELSLTRLDGDPGSRLPGRGPRVLLGLDGGVHVATAEQTCTLGRGQAVFVAADEGDLQVAGTGVLVQADVP, encoded by the coding sequence GTGCTCACCCTGGTTCCGCGGCCCCAGCACTACTCCTGGGGCTCACCCGAGGTCATCCCACACTTCCTCGGCGAGACGGCCACGGGTGTGCCCGTGGCCGAGGCCTGGTACGGCGCTCACCCGAGCGCACCGTCGATGACCGACGGCGGAACGGACTTACGTACCCACCTCGCCGAGGCGCCGCAGCAACGTCTCGGGGCGGACGTCGTCGCCCGGTTCGGCCCGCAGCTGCCCTACCTGCTGAAGCTGATCGCCCCGATGCAGCCACTCTCCCTGCAGGTGCACCCGAATCTGGCCCAGGCACGCGAAGGTTTCGCCCGGGAGGAGGCGGGGGCCACGCCACGGGAGCGGCGCAGCTACCACGACGCGAACCACAAGCCGGAGCTGGTGTACGCGCTCACCACGTTCGAGGCGGTGTGTGGTTTCCGGGCCCCGCGCCGGGCCGCCGAGCTGCTCGCCGACCTGTCCGCCCCGCTGGCCCGCGACCTGTTGGTGCGTCTGCGCGCCGAGCCCAGCGCGATCGGGGTGCACGCCGCCTTCGGCCGGCTGCTGCAGATCGGCACCGCGGAGCAGGTGCAGGAGGTGGTCCGCCAGTGCGCCGCCCGGCTCGCTGCCGGCACCTCGCCCTCGCAGCGCGCCGACGCGATCGTGACTCGGCTGGCCCAGATCCACCCCGGCGACCCCGGCGCTGTGGCGGCACTGCTGCTGAACCCGGTCACCCTGCAGCCGGGGGAGGTGATGTTCGTGCCGGCCGGCTGCGTGCACGCCTATCTCAGCGGCTTCGGTGTGGAGGTGATGGCCAACTCCGACAATGTGCTCCGCGCCGGACTGACCGGTAAGCACGTGGACATCCCCGAGCTGCTCGCCGCCGTGGACAGCGTGGCCGCCCCACCGATCCGGATCGCACCGGAGCTGCTCACCGAGGCCACCGGTGTGTTCTACGCCCCGGTGGACGACTTCGAGCTGTCCCTGACCCGGCTGGACGGTGATCCCGGCAGCCGCCTGCCCGGCCGGGGCCCGCGGGTGCTCCTCGGTCTGGACGGCGGGGTGCACGTGGCCACCGCGGAGCAGACCTGCACCCTGGGCCGCGGCCAGGCGGTGTTCGTCGCTGCCGATGAGGGCGACCTCCAGGTGGCCGGCACCGGGGTGCTGGTCCAGGCCGACGTGCCCTGA
- a CDS encoding NAD-dependent epimerase/dehydratase family protein, translating into MTNTLTSGDRVLVLGSSGFVGSHLAPVFDALGVELVRFDLHPDPHSARPTQIGDVRDVDALIEAMAGCTAVLNLAAAHHDFGIGTATFESVNVGGARAICAAMEYHGITNLCFYSSVAVYGEHATPPDEHTTPEPVNDYGRSKLAAEAVYRQWEAGGGRRALIVRPAVVFGPRNFANLYKLIRQIDRHRFLPVGPGANRKSMCFVANVVAAIGYLWSAPSRLPDGEPEVYNYVDKPDLASRETVSLVYRALGRREPRARLPLAPVLLAAKPFDLVGRATGKDLPITSARVQKLSAAETAFTADRIREVGFTASVSLPEGIETMVDWYQREGRHATPVVHLPPVDVQR; encoded by the coding sequence GTGACGAACACGTTGACCTCTGGTGACCGGGTGCTGGTCCTCGGCAGCTCGGGCTTCGTCGGCTCCCACCTGGCGCCGGTCTTCGACGCCCTCGGCGTGGAGCTGGTCCGCTTCGACCTGCATCCGGACCCGCACAGCGCCCGGCCCACCCAGATCGGCGACGTTCGCGATGTCGACGCGCTGATCGAGGCGATGGCCGGCTGCACCGCCGTGCTCAACCTGGCCGCCGCCCACCACGACTTCGGCATCGGCACCGCCACCTTCGAATCGGTCAACGTCGGCGGCGCCCGCGCGATCTGCGCCGCGATGGAGTACCACGGCATCACCAACCTGTGCTTCTACTCCTCGGTCGCCGTCTACGGCGAGCACGCCACCCCACCGGACGAGCACACCACGCCGGAGCCAGTCAACGACTACGGCCGCTCCAAGCTCGCCGCCGAAGCGGTCTACCGCCAGTGGGAGGCCGGTGGCGGGCGGCGCGCGCTGATCGTGCGCCCTGCTGTGGTGTTCGGCCCACGGAACTTCGCGAACCTGTACAAGCTGATCCGCCAGATCGACCGCCACCGGTTCCTCCCGGTGGGGCCGGGCGCGAACCGGAAGAGTATGTGTTTCGTCGCCAACGTGGTGGCGGCGATCGGCTACCTGTGGTCGGCGCCCTCCCGACTGCCGGACGGTGAGCCGGAGGTGTACAACTACGTCGACAAGCCAGACCTGGCCTCGCGGGAGACGGTGTCCCTGGTGTACCGGGCGCTCGGCCGGCGCGAACCTCGCGCCCGGCTGCCGTTGGCGCCGGTGCTGCTCGCCGCCAAACCGTTCGATCTGGTCGGCCGCGCCACCGGCAAGGACCTGCCGATCACCTCGGCCCGGGTACAGAAACTCTCCGCAGCGGAGACCGCCTTCACCGCGGACCGGATCCGCGAGGTCGGGTTCACTGCCTCGGTCAGCCTGCCGGAGGGGATCGAGACGATGGTGGACTGGTATCAGCGGGAGGGACGCCACGCCACCCCGGTGGTCCACCTGCCCCCGGTGGACGTGCAACGCTAG